The Microbacterium limosum genome contains a region encoding:
- a CDS encoding helix-turn-helix domain-containing protein: MAIAEVTEDEDAEADALTIGRRIRQLRTARGMTLESLAGAVERAPSQLSMIETGKREPKLTLLRAIAKALGVSIDALLEAEPLDERASLEIALERAMKGQTFQALGIPSFRIGKAVPDDVLRAMLALQGEIDRLRDERAATPEEARRANVDLRHLMRRQDNYFAELEEQAGRILEAVGHPGGPLTQRTASDIAAHLGFTLHYVPDLPQTTRSVADLRHGRLYLSSRIAAKADPRTAVLQALSSRILGHSEPRSYAEFLRQRVETNYLTGALLIPEAHAVPFLAEAKAAKAISIEDLRDAYSVSYETAAHRFTNLASVHLGIPVHFLKVHESGTITKAYENDDVNFPTDRLGSIEGQMCCRRWTSRVVFDVDDRFNPYYQYTDTGNGTYWCTARVEHSSEGAHSVSVGVRFDDTKWFLGRDTNNRGVSKHSVEVCCRRAPAELEAEWRDQAWPNVRTPRTLLATLPTGAFPGVDTTEVYEFLQSHAPA, from the coding sequence ATGGCGATCGCAGAAGTCACCGAAGACGAGGATGCCGAGGCCGACGCGCTCACGATCGGTCGCCGCATCCGGCAGCTGCGCACGGCGCGCGGGATGACCCTGGAGTCGCTCGCCGGCGCCGTCGAGCGGGCCCCGAGCCAGCTGTCCATGATCGAGACCGGCAAGCGTGAGCCGAAGCTCACGCTGTTGCGGGCGATCGCGAAGGCGCTCGGGGTCAGCATCGACGCGCTGCTGGAGGCGGAGCCCCTCGATGAGCGCGCGTCGCTCGAGATCGCCCTCGAGCGCGCGATGAAGGGGCAGACGTTCCAGGCCCTCGGCATCCCGTCGTTCCGGATCGGCAAGGCGGTCCCCGACGACGTGCTGCGGGCGATGCTCGCCCTGCAGGGGGAGATCGATCGCCTCCGCGACGAGCGGGCCGCGACACCGGAGGAGGCCCGGCGCGCGAACGTCGATCTGCGGCACCTGATGCGCAGGCAGGACAACTACTTCGCCGAGCTCGAGGAGCAGGCGGGGCGGATCCTCGAGGCGGTGGGCCACCCCGGCGGCCCGCTGACGCAGCGCACGGCGTCCGACATCGCCGCGCACCTGGGATTCACGCTGCACTACGTCCCGGATCTCCCGCAGACGACCAGAAGCGTCGCCGACCTCCGCCACGGGCGCCTGTACCTGTCGAGCAGGATCGCGGCGAAGGCCGACCCGCGCACGGCGGTGCTCCAGGCGCTCTCGAGCAGGATCCTCGGCCACTCCGAGCCGCGCAGCTACGCCGAGTTCCTGCGTCAGCGGGTGGAGACGAACTACCTCACGGGCGCCCTGCTGATCCCCGAGGCGCACGCCGTGCCGTTCCTGGCCGAGGCCAAGGCCGCCAAGGCCATCTCGATCGAGGACCTCCGCGACGCCTACTCCGTGTCGTACGAGACGGCCGCCCACCGGTTCACGAATCTCGCGAGCGTGCACCTGGGCATCCCCGTGCACTTCCTGAAGGTGCACGAGTCGGGCACGATCACGAAGGCCTACGAGAACGACGACGTGAACTTCCCGACCGACCGGCTGGGATCGATCGAGGGGCAGATGTGCTGCCGCCGGTGGACGAGCCGCGTCGTGTTCGACGTCGACGACCGGTTCAACCCGTACTACCAGTACACCGACACCGGCAACGGCACCTACTGGTGCACGGCCCGCGTCGAGCACTCCAGCGAGGGTGCGCACTCCGTGAGCGTCGGCGTACGCTTCGATGACACCAAGTGGTTCCTCGGGCGCGACACGAACAACCGCGGTGTCTCGAAGCACTCGGTCGAGGTGTGCTGCCGTCGGGCCCCCGCCGAGCTCGAGGCGGAGTGGCGCGATCAGGCCTGGCCCAACGTCCGCACGCCCCGCACCCTGCTGGCAACGCTGCCCACCGGCGCGTTCCCCGGCGTGGACACCACCGAGGTGTACGAGTTCCTGCAGTCGCACGCGCCGGCCTGA
- a CDS encoding PucR family transcriptional regulator, producing MAMDAPTPTLRALLSRAELTLRLAIPASALAPDSLDRPIRWVHSSDLADPTPFLSEGLALLTTGTQFAGFEEDDAYAAYVTRLTARGVVALGFGTEVVRAGIPEPLAAACESAGLPLFEVPYRTPFIAIARANAEAIAAQAYARRSWSLSAQHAIALAAFRTDGLGATLAELSHQIGAWVGLFDAAGQLRRSHGDSDDAAPPDVAEEARRVLRRGARASSTLRVGERGFTLQTLGRSGELRGVVAVEGELDQEARGVVTAVIAMADLALEQGRDLSRARAQLRSSLMHLLIAGHVPGARRVARGLWGGLPPAPVVVALTDTTPVRRDALRETLEGAGTDGGPSLLFGRIEDGLVITCGAADTAAHQAIADAAAEHELSVGLSDPVPWERFAAGLGQARIARARVSGTGVARFGDAVSGGILSLVDRPAAREVARARLAPVLHHDEAAGTDLVGTLRAWLENDGSGQASAAALGIHRHTLRAHVALASRLLGVDLASFTARAELWNDLRALE from the coding sequence ATGGCCATGGATGCTCCCACCCCGACACTTCGCGCGCTGCTGTCGCGTGCGGAGTTGACGCTGCGCCTCGCCATCCCGGCGAGCGCGCTGGCGCCCGACTCGCTCGACCGCCCCATCCGCTGGGTGCACAGCTCCGACCTGGCCGACCCCACTCCCTTCCTCTCCGAGGGCCTCGCCCTCCTCACGACGGGCACGCAGTTCGCCGGCTTCGAGGAGGACGACGCATACGCCGCCTATGTGACGCGCCTCACCGCGCGCGGCGTCGTCGCGCTGGGATTCGGCACCGAGGTCGTGCGCGCGGGCATCCCCGAACCGCTCGCCGCCGCGTGCGAGAGTGCGGGACTCCCCCTGTTCGAGGTGCCCTACCGCACGCCGTTCATCGCGATCGCGCGGGCGAACGCCGAGGCCATCGCCGCGCAGGCGTACGCGCGACGCAGCTGGTCGCTGTCCGCCCAGCACGCCATCGCCCTCGCCGCCTTCCGCACCGACGGGCTCGGGGCGACGCTCGCCGAGCTGTCGCACCAGATCGGCGCGTGGGTCGGGCTCTTCGACGCCGCGGGGCAGCTGCGCCGATCGCACGGCGACAGCGACGACGCCGCGCCCCCCGACGTGGCCGAGGAGGCACGGCGTGTGCTCCGGCGCGGCGCGCGCGCGTCATCCACCCTGCGCGTCGGCGAGCGCGGCTTCACCCTGCAGACCCTGGGGCGCAGCGGCGAGCTGCGGGGCGTCGTCGCGGTGGAGGGCGAACTCGATCAGGAGGCCCGCGGCGTCGTCACCGCGGTGATCGCCATGGCGGACCTGGCCCTCGAACAGGGCCGAGACCTGTCCCGTGCACGGGCGCAGCTGCGCTCGAGCCTCATGCATCTGCTCATCGCGGGACACGTCCCGGGCGCGCGGCGGGTGGCGCGCGGGCTCTGGGGCGGCCTCCCCCCGGCCCCGGTCGTCGTCGCGCTCACGGACACGACCCCCGTGCGTCGCGATGCCCTGCGCGAAACCCTCGAGGGGGCGGGCACAGACGGGGGGCCCAGCCTGCTCTTCGGGAGGATCGAGGACGGCCTGGTCATCACGTGCGGCGCCGCCGACACCGCCGCGCATCAGGCGATCGCGGATGCCGCGGCCGAGCATGAGCTGAGCGTCGGGCTGTCCGATCCGGTGCCGTGGGAGCGCTTCGCGGCGGGCCTCGGACAGGCGCGCATCGCCCGGGCGCGGGTGAGCGGCACCGGCGTCGCGCGGTTCGGCGACGCCGTCAGCGGCGGCATCCTCTCGCTCGTCGATCGGCCCGCGGCCCGCGAGGTCGCACGCGCGCGGCTCGCCCCGGTGCTGCATCATGACGAGGCTGCCGGCACCGACCTCGTGGGTACGCTGCGCGCGTGGCTCGAGAACGACGGGAGCGGCCAGGCGAGCGCGGCGGCCCTCGGCATCCATCGTCACACCCTCCGCGCCCACGTCGCGCTCGCGTCGCGCCTGCTCGGCGTCGACCTCGCCTCGTTCACCGCGCGCGCCGAGCTCTGGAACGACCTGCGCGCGCTCGAGTGA